tataagctatcggcctgaaagtccacagattatcgttatctgccctaaaaaatcgatatcggtcgatcactAAATTGAACGGGGTCTCAGAACCCAGACCAATGAAAATATTTActgtgtcaaaagtttttttttttttttaccgaaagTGACACTTTAATTTCATGTGGACAACCCCATGAAATCATTCCTTTCAAATCTTTCCTCTACAGCCAGCCATGGGTCCTTAGGGGTAGACCCACTATCACTCCtgaagctcttaaaggggtattccacccctagacatcttatcccctatccaaagcataggggacaagatgtgtgATCGTGGGGACCCCACCCGCAACCCGCCTTCTGCACCCGGCCTTTGTTTTgagcgtcaggtgcagtgccggaggcttgttacgtcacgccccctcccatagacttgcattgaggggggtggctgtgacatcacgagcgaggcggggacgtgacatcacgagcctccacccgcaTGGGcaatcatccagcacggagtgaacttttctccatgcaccggatgtctgaggtgccacagccaagatcgtggggtccccagtagcgggacccctgggatcagacatcttatcccctatcctttggataggggataagatgtctaggggcggagtacccctttaattgaaatgGGTTCTCTCTGATATACAGTAAATTAAACTACACACAACTTAATATCATTATTAATATCAAACATGACAAACACTAAGTTTACCATCTGAGGAATCTTAGAACTGTTTGTAGAGAATAAAATAAGACTGCTGCAGAATCTAAACGGCATCTAACTACCTAATTCTTACCTACAAGGATGAATTTTCCACATTTAGTCACTGCTGCAGAAGATTCAATACGATCTCCAAGTACTCTCTCCCacaccactgccccagtgtccaaATCAAGAGCTTGCACTCTATGTGAATGGGATCCAATGTACACTGTTCTTGGCAAGTCTTCATTAAGTGATACAACAAGAAGAGGCGAAGCATCTACACATTTGCCCGTATCGGATGCCCATCTTTCCTGTAGAGTCAAAACCTGCTCAGAAGATGGACTTGGCTTTGTTCGTTTAGGGTTTGTATTGACGTGTACCAGATCCTGGCTTAACCTGTGAGTTACTTCACACCGTTGGCCCACGTGTTCAGAACACACATTTAGGAACAGTTGGTTACCTTTGCTTAAAGCAACAAAGGAAGCAGCCTCCACTTGTATTCTCGGAGTTTCAGCTTTTCGTTTTATTAAGTGGTCTTTACTTACATGGTTTCCAGTGTCATTAACAATGGTTTGATCCTGTAATTCTTGCATAACTGTAAAAgtatatttataaatgtatttgtGAATATCTAGGAAAGTATCACTGAGGATGACTTCTAAAAGTCCCGGCACAGACCTACCAACCAAATCCTCCACTTCTTCATGAAACCGGATTGCCTTTAAAGAGTCACCACCACTGAGCAAAAATACTGAATCTCCAGAAATGTCAGGAAATCCTTCACTAAGTCCAAGCACAGACTGAacaagaaaagagagagagagacaaaattTACTGGAGAACTGTGGTGAAGACACACGACATAAAGAAAATACTAGCCATACCTTCCATAGCTTCTGCAGGTCACGCCACAAATCATCTGTTATGTGTGACAACTGTGCATCCATCTTTTCCCTTAAGTGGTCACCATAAATTAGATTTAATCTAGAAAAGTCTATTTTACCTTgaaaagacaaaaaggaaataaaaatgccataaaaagaaaaagttatccAACAACCATATGGTCCGTGTAAATGCACTGGACTGGAAAAGTAAAAGGGATTGTCTAGTTTAGGAAACAAATTTCTAATTACACTGTTATGGTACTGGTAGAGTTCACTGGAACCCACACAGATACTGAGAACAGACACAAAACCCACCCATAATGAATGGAACGTTGGTCAAGCACTTGTAGTGTGCACATTCATTCTGGCAATAACAACTTGAGATAGGAACACCACTTTAAACAGTAGAAGCCACTTAGCATAATACACTGTGAGGAACATCTAAAGCACAGAAAATACATTTCATCTTAACACATCTTTCACAGTTGCTATTAGTCACGATTAACTCTGTACTGAGTAAAGGCCCTATTAGATGGCCTGAGCCACATTATTTAAAGGAGAATTATCATgtagaaaaacttatcccctatcctaaggataggggataagttttagatggcAGGTTCCAACcgttgggaccccctgtgatctcctgcatgggacccCAAGCTCTCTCCTGGACGGGAGCCTATTACATGAAGCGGGgcagacatgccccttccatgtatctctatggtagagccgcaGATAGCTGAAGGCTGTATCTCCAGCTTTTCCGTAGAGACACATGGAGGAGGCTTGTCGGGCGCCACttcatacgggggggggggggggggggggtcgacgaCATGCCCCATTCCCGGAGAGAGCCAGtgtcccgtgcaggagattgcgggggtcccagtggttggacccttcgtgatctaaaacctatcccctatgatCTCGATAGGGGTCATGTTTTTATGCATGATGGTTCTCCTTTAACAGAGCCTTTCACAAGGGTTGAACAGTCATGTGGCCATTTCTTGCAATCAGCCTTTGGCTGCACATCCCCTATGGTGAGATGTTTGGCGAGCAGACAATGGTTTTTCAGCAGGTCTGAACTGCCAATCTGCTTTTTGCTCATTCATTGGCTGATCACTAGCCTTATTACACAGGACGATATAAGCTGATCTTCTTATGTAATAGTGCCCTAAATGCATTTTCTACAGTAACACAACATAACCCCTAGTACAGGAACTTGACCATTTCCTATTGCAGTACTTTTCATGAATGAGCTTTGTCTCTTATACTGAATATCAATAACCAAAAGTGATATCACCTTCTATTGTACCCAAAACCACACGCAAGACTGAATGTGGATGCAGACTCCCTTCATTTTAGATGTATTAAGACAATATAAATGGTAGCAAAAGTATTCATAGCGTTTTAAGCATTTGTAATAGGGACCGAGACTATCCCTCTTTAGCAAGATCAATGCGGTACAACTTCATTGGCTGTGGATTATACTAAAAGTTATGACCTCTTGTAGCAATTGTTTTGGCATCAAaagaatactacatatacaccattCTTACTTGCACATTCATATACATGGTTGCCATTCAATTTCCCAGGCGCATGTTTTTTAACATAAGGAACCCAAAAACATTACATATGGGGTATAGACATTGCATTATTGACAGATCTCACCAAAATGAATGGAATCTGACAACAAATATCCAATGTgtacagccactttatgttccacTGCATAAAGGATAATAAGATAAGTAAAGACTTGTATTATGTCTTACCATGCTTTGTATGTGGCATAGAGTCCACCAGAACCAAGTCATCAGGTAAAGCATAACTCAGGAGATGAGTCTGCAGATCTCTCCATATAGATTTCTTTTCTAAGGGTCTTTTTAACACGATAAATAAAACTAATTTTTTGGCCTTATACCACATCACTGCACATGCTTCAACAAGTTCAAGCTTCTCTACAACCTGAAACACAAGTAAAGAGTCACTTCTCCATTTCCATATGGCACTGGGCCAtggctctctatatacagtattagCCTTTCCATAACAAGCATAGTCCAGTCACCGGCATTTTGGACCAAAGGCAAAGATAAGTAgaatatggcccagatttatcaatctgtccaaGACAAAAAGGAGTCCGACTTGTCTCAGACAGATAGTAACCAATAACAGCTCAGCTTTATTTTCTTAAATTGCTCTGATAAAATATAAACTGAGCTGTTAttgtcaaagaaaaaaaagatacatttgtaACACATGCAAATATGCAGCAAGAAAATCCACCATGTGTGGATGAATGCCATAAAATACAAACAATACCTGGAAAGGCATTGGTAGTGTTCTGGTAACTCAATGTGGGACAGATCTAAAGCATTGTCAGCTACAAAAGAATAGACCAGGCTAAGTCAATTCAgtttggaaaaaaattaaatagtatCTGCAAAGTTCACCTACCTGCTGTACATATTCAGTATTTAATCTCTTGCCATGACGTTTAATCTGGTTATCTTTGCGTCCCATGTAAAACATGTCCCCATCTTTCAATTTCACCCAGTCCCCAGTTGCTCTCATTGTTCCATAAGGCAGTGTTATCTCATCATCCAAAAGGCATACCCGTTGTCTCCCTCCTGAAAGTAGTCATATCCAGCATTAGCACATTACTGCAGAATAATGGTTATCTTTATAGGAATACTATTATCTAAAAATAAACAGGGAAAAAAACAAGTGAGGAAAAGCTATCACAGTTAATACCCACGGAACCTGTCATCACGAAAGAGCTGTCTATTCTATTAGTATTgtcttatagagcaggaggagctgagtagataTATGTATTTGTGTCAAAATATTCACTGTAACTTATTGATTGAAATTCCCGCTCTTTCTATTCTTAGGTGTACAGGGTCTCAAtaataggaccacccactggactcctaagcatggAAAGATCAGAGATTTCAATCTATAAATGACAAGTTTACTGAATCCTTTCCCACAAAGATACATATCAATCTTATCAATTCTTCCTGTTCTTTAACATGATGTCCATAGCCTAGATAGCATTTTTATggtggcaggttccctttaaactagGGCACAGCACCTCACTTCTTTGCAAATGTTCACCATTGTACATTGTCAGAATGCAGAAGTCTGTATAGCTAAAGACCACTGGAGACTTTCAGATAATGCTTTGTACCACCCTCCTTTCAGATAGACAGCAGATAGATGGTAGCTACCAAggttttataaaaagaaaaaaagaaacaattacTTTACCCAGATAAACTTGTCCTTCTCCTTCTTCAACCCTGACACCATCATCATTTCGGATTTCTACCACTGTTCCACGTAGGGGACAGCCAATCGGCACTAAATCtttaaaactatataaaaaagtGAGTTAATAATAAAGAAAAGCTAGCAAAGATATTGCCATCAGTTACAgatgacaacattttttttaaggacatACGCTTAAAACATGCTTTAACACATGCTTTAACATGATGGTCTTAAATTACAAAGATAGATATAAAAATCGATAGTAAGTGAAGTGCTGCTGCTCCCTCAGGAGGGTGCTGTATTGCTAAATAACCCCATCCTGTTACTTGCTTGTCACCTTCTCTAATAGTATAGAAGAACAGTCAACCCTCCTGCCACTTGTTCCTTTCACTTGCCTCCATCCCTGCATCTTTTCTCGTGTCTTATGCACCCCTTCCCATGGAGAGCCTCTACAAATGTTCCTGCCCAGTCCCTGTGTAGCTGGAAAGGGATAGACTTCATTTTGGGTCAGTACAGAACACACCATATAGTTGAGACCATTTGCACTGCCCATATTATGTTTAGAGCAGCGTAAAcaaatcagcaaaaaaaaaaaaaaaatgttttgctcacCCTGAACCCTGGCCAGATCGAAGCACAggcctccacactgtcattcagatGTCATATAGAATCAGCACAACCCCCACCACCCCAACTGATACCTtccagaaaaaagaaaatattgatttttctgcTTAAAGTAATTTCTGGTTCCCTGTAGTACTGAGGGAAATCCTCACATTTTCTAATGATCTGTATTTGAGAATAGTCTTATAACGTCATCTATTGtggattatggctttttttttttatttttttttttttttacaccagatAGGTTATctaagtgttttactttttttaccctGATGAAGAATTAAGTATGGTCTCCGGCACTTCATAATAAGTTCCCCAACTTGAAACCTCAGTGATGCCATAAAGATTGAAGATACGTGTCTTGTTGCCAGGCTGTTTCCAACTTTTTATGACACTTAGAGATGGGAATTGTTCTCCTCCAAGTGCTAAAATTCTAAGAGAAGTATTTCTGGAGAGCACTGAAGACCAAATTGAATGGGAACCAAAGCTTCTCAAAAAAGTGGGAGTCACctaaatatacaaaataatacaaactgtAAGGTATTGTTAaggatgtaaacaaaaaaataaaaaataaaatcatgaaACAAGGCCATCAGGACTGTTTTATCAATACAGGATAATGTTAACTACACATTTGCACAGCAGGTCtgtacttctgaatttctgcacaCCTGAACCTTGAAGTAGAAAAATGAATACTGAAATATGATTGGTTATCGTTGGTTATTCACAAGTTTGTAGAATATTCCTAAGGTTTCAAGAGCTGATAGATGGAAGACCGACTCATCACTTTTGGCTGATGCCACCACTCCATACTTACTGGGGTTTTCAGGCTCTAGAaaaattggtttaaaaaaatgccataaaataacaaaacatcCATTACAGATCTGATAAATGCCATATAATAACAAAACATCCATTACAGATCTGATAAATGCCATATAATAACAAAACATCCATTACAGATCTGATAAATGCCATATAATAATAAAACATCCATTACAGATCGATAAACGCTTGATATTGTTATTCCTTGGTCTGTGTTAATTTGGCTGCTGGGGTTTGTGCCCATATACCCATGACTATTGCAGACAATCCCTGGCTTTCATaatcataattattattttttacataaacAAAGTATTGCTCATATACAGAGCCTTTGCTTTTTTATTCTAAAGCTTTAACCCCCACAATCCCCCGTTCTTCCTTGCTGTCCGGACAGGCCTCCTTTCCATCACACGGCTGCTTATGGGGGACCAAGCGACATacaagttaccgtatttttcgccgtataagacgcaccttttcttccccaaaactgggggggaaaagtcggtgcgtcttatacgccgaatacacccctatcgcggcggtccctgcggccatcaacggccgggacccgcggctaatacaggacatcaccgatcgcggtgatgccctgtattaacccttcagacacggcgatcaaagctgaccgccacgtctgaagggaaagtgacactaacccggctgttcagtcgggctgttcgggaccgccgcgatttcaccgcggcggtcccgaacagcccaactgaatagccgggttagtgcttacaggacaccgggagggaccttacctgcctcttctaggtcttctccgttcagggatcccctgtatggccggcactctccttcctcgtcatcacgtcgtcgcgtacgtgcgtcggcgtgcgtaacgacgtgatgacggcgactgagagcgaggatacccggccggcagcagagacgttccggagcgacggggacacggcgacagcgattgagtgacatccagggcagcggtgacgggtccggagcggcagggacacgtgagtattacctcctatgcagtggtcttcaatctgcggacctccagatgttgcaaaactacaactcccagcatgcccggacagccaacggctgtccgggcatgctgggagttgtagttttgcaacatctggaggtccgcagattgaagaccactattgggttcaaaatctttattttttttagattttgcacctataaattgggtgcgtcttatacgccggtgcgtcctatagggcgtaaAGTAaggtgtatgtcacatgctcctcaatAGGACACCATCTTATAGACGGGAGACTTGTCTGGCCAGCAAGAGATTATGGGGAATCAAGGGGGACAGACCTTTATTATAAAGCCTAACAGAGCAGAAATCATGGCACTGTATAAGAATAAGGTGTACATTATCAGAAATCTAATGTATAAACCCTATAATGTGGCCAGTAAACAGTATGAAGTATAGGACCAAGCTTCAATTGTGTATAACAGTATACAGGAATCACTTCCCAAGAACGGCTATCATTTGTGGATGGATTTGTTTAGAATATTGCACTAAAAACTGAAAATATACACACAACTCACCTGTAGCACAGTCACTTTATGCTGGGTAAACAGCACTTTGCACAGTTTCTGATGATTTATTTTAAGGGGGTCTGGCAGAACTAGAAGACAAGCTCCAGCTGATAAGGCAACAAACATCTCAATGACGGATGGGTCAAAGGTCAGTGGCGCTGACAGTAACACAATATCATTTGGTGAGACGTCAAAGATGAATCTGTAAAATTAATCAATATTTCAAATGAATAATACAAATGTCTTGATCTGCATTAACTTAaatacatttaaagggtacctctcatcaaataaacttttgatatattttagattaatgaatgttgaataactttccaatagcatgttaatgaaaaatatgcttctttctattgtatttttcccgatcagtcctgtcagcaagcatttctgactcatgctggagtcctaaacactcagagctgccagcctgctttgttcacagccaaacaggctgtgaacaaagcaggctggcagctctgagtgttctcctttgtgaacaaagcagactggcagctcgtag
Above is a genomic segment from Hyla sarda isolate aHylSar1 chromosome 1, aHylSar1.hap1, whole genome shotgun sequence containing:
- the AASDH gene encoding beta-alanine-activating enzyme isoform X4 produces the protein MECTLHDMVAQAAALHKDRRAVCFQPYNKTPVYYTYQDMLQRAEQLELFLKCHDLENKTIGLYCQAGIHLPSWILGILRVPAAYSPIDPGAPSPFTSSLIQRCKIQYMLVEEDKVEVFKLLPDWIEKDSSTVQHLNVRLFEAVRNDKRIDSESKNAVDPNSNDSTQNEEYIYIRDRQCLAYVLHTSGTTGTPKIVSVPHSCIVPNILHLRFIFDVSPNDIVLLSAPLTFDPSVIEMFVALSAGACLLVLPDPLKINHQKLCKVLFTQHKVTVLQVTPTFLRSFGSHSIWSSVLSRNTSLRILALGGEQFPSLSVIKSWKQPGNKTRIFNLYGITEVSSWGTYYEVPETILNSSSGFKDLVPIGCPLRGTVVEIRNDDGVRVEEGEGQVYLGGRQRVCLLDDEITLPYGTMRATGDWVKLKDGDMFYMGRKDNQIKRHGKRLNTEYVQQVVEKLELVEACAVMWYKAKKLVLFIVLKRPLEKKSIWRDLQTHLLSYALPDDLVLVDSMPHTKHGKIDFSRLNLIYGDHLREKMDAQLSHITDDLWRDLQKLWKSVLGLSEGFPDISGDSVFLLSGGDSLKAIRFHEEVEDLVGRSVPGLLEVILSDTFLDIHKYIYKYTFTVMQELQDQTIVNDTGNHVSKDHLIKRKAETPRIQVEAASFVALSKGNQLFLNVCSEHVGQRCEVTHRLSQDLVHVNTNPKRTKPSPSSEQVLTLQERWASDTGKCVDASPLLVVSLNEDLPRTVYIGSHSHRVQALDLDTGAVVWERVLGDRIESSAAVTKCGKFILVGCYDGCVYALRRRNGETHWIFTTGNAVKCSPAVDPKSGLAFIGSHDQCLYALDVEVKQCIWKAHCEGGAVFSSPCISMEPHHLYTATLGGRVLAFNPVTGKTIWTIDLRKPVFSSPSCDQKHVFVGCVDANFYCFSHMGEKLWQFSTDGPIFSSPCISPLSKRITFGSHDGFIYCCSAEAEILWKYKTSSRVYATPFIFPNPHAGSAELLAVVSTDGTLYIIDALSGLLIQQYVLEGEIFSSPVVYDSRLVVGCRNNYIYCFDLIRYVK
- the AASDH gene encoding beta-alanine-activating enzyme isoform X3, which gives rise to MEVTGLGMECTLHDMVAQAAALHKDRRAVCFQPYNKTPVYYTYQDMLQRAEQLELFLKCHDLENKTIGLYCQAGIHLPSWILGILRVPAAYSPIDPGAPSPFTSSLIQRCKIQYMLVEEDKVEVFKLLPDWIEKDSSTVQHLNVRLFEAVRNDKRIDSESKNAVDPNSNDSTQNEEYIYIRDRQCLAYVLHTSGTTGTPKIVSVPHSCIVPNILHLRFIFDVSPNDIVLLSAPLTFDPSVIEMFVALSAGACLLVLPDPLKINHQKLCKVLFTQHKVTVLQVTPTFLRSFGSHSIWSSVLSRNTSLRILALGGEQFPSLSVIKSWKQPGNKTRIFNLYGITEVSSWGTYYEVPETILNSSSGFKDLVPIGCPLRGTVVEIRNDDGVRVEEGEGQVYLGGRQRVCLLDDEITLPYGTMRATGDWVKLKDGDMFYMGRKDNQIKRHGKRLNTEYVQQVVEKLELVEACAVMWYKAKKLVLFIVLKRPLEKKSIWRDLQTHLLSYALPDDLVLVDSMPHTKHGKIDFSRLNLIYGDHLREKMDAQLSHITDDLWRDLQKLWKSVLGLSEGFPDISGDSVFLLSGGDSLKAIRFHEEVEDLVGRSVPGLLEVILSDTFLDIHKYIYKYTFTVMQELQDQTIVNDTGNHVSKDHLIKRKAETPRIQVEAASFVALSKGNQLFLNVCSEHVGQRCEVTHRLSQDLVHVNTNPKRTKPSPSSEQVLTLQERWASDTGKCVDASPLLVVSLNEDLPRTVYIGSHSHRVQALDLDTGAVVWERVLGDRIESSAAVTKCGKFILVGCYDGCVYALRRRNGETHWIFTTGNAVKCSPAVDPKSGLAFIGSHDQCLYALDVEVKQCIWKAHCEGGAVFSSPCISMEPHHLYTATLGGRVLAFNPVTGKTIWTIDLRKPVFSSPSCDQKHVFVGCVDANFYCFSHMGEKLWQFSTDGPIFSSPCISPLSKRITFGSHDGFIYCCSAEAEILWKYKTSSRVYATPFIFPNPHAGSAELLAVVSTDGTLYIIDALSGLLIQQYVLEGEIFSSPVVYDSRLVVGCRNNYIYCFDLIRYVK
- the AASDH gene encoding beta-alanine-activating enzyme isoform X2 produces the protein MQLHSIPLHRPAHKQPGQRCTAPVPPREDEPARRWVPLPLTWHPGASYSQHTIVAAEVTGLGMECTLHDMVAQAAALHKDRRAVCFQPYNKTPVYYTYQDMLQRAEQLELFLKCHDLENKTIGLYCQAGIHLPSWILGILRVPAAYSPIDPGAPSPFTSSLIQRCKIQYMLVEEDKVEVFKLLPDWIEKDSSTVQHLNVRLFEAVRNDKRIDSESKNAVDPNSNDSTQNEEYIYIRDRQCLAYVLHTSGTTGTPKIVSVPHSCIVPNILHLRFIFDVSPNDIVLLSAPLTFDPSVIEMFVALSAGACLLVLPDPLKINHQKLCKVLFTQHKVTVLQVTPTFLRSFGSHSIWSSVLSRNTSLRILALGGEQFPSLSVIKSWKQPGNKTRIFNLYGITEVSSWGTYYEVPETILNSSSGFKDLVPIGCPLRGTVVEIRNDDGVRVEEGEGQVYLGGRQRVCLLDDEITLPYGTMRATGDWVKLKDGDMFYMGRKDNQIKRHGKRLNTEYVQQVVEKLELVEACAVMWYKAKKLVLFIVLKRPLEKKSIWRDLQTHLLSYALPDDLVLVDSMPHTKHGKIDFSRLNLIYGDHLREKMDAQLSHITDDLWRDLQKLWKSVLGLSEGFPDISGDSVFLLSGGDSLKAIRFHEEVEDLVGRSVPGLLEVILSDTFLDIHKYIYKYTFTVMQELQDQTIVNDTGNHVSKDHLIKRKAETPRIQVEAASFVALSKGNQLFLNVCSEHVGQRCEVTHRLSQDLVHVNTNPKRTKPSPSSEQVLTLQERWASDTGKCVDASPLLVVSLNEDLPRTVYIGSHSHRVQALDLDTGAVVWERVLGDRIESSAAVTKCGKFILVGCYDGCVYALRRRNGETHWIFTTGNAVKCSPAVDPKSGLAFIGSHDQCLYALDVEVKQCIWKAHCEGGAVFSSPCISMEPHHLYTATLGGRVLAFNPVTGKTIWTIDLRKPVFSSPSCDQKHVFVGCVDANFYCFSHMGEKRDLSVNGGGVESSRWGIPNDSWFRQHESDESSIKAASDFESDSSYGSSLLMGLYFPLRVSLLCPSVSHLAHMMASSIAVVLRLKYYGNTKPALEYMQLHLYFPTHTPDPLSCWLSFLQMELCI
- the AASDH gene encoding beta-alanine-activating enzyme isoform X1 — translated: MQLHSIPLHRPAHKQPGQRCTAPVPPREDEPARRWVPLPLTWHPGASYSQHTIVAAEVTGLGMECTLHDMVAQAAALHKDRRAVCFQPYNKTPVYYTYQDMLQRAEQLELFLKCHDLENKTIGLYCQAGIHLPSWILGILRVPAAYSPIDPGAPSPFTSSLIQRCKIQYMLVEEDKVEVFKLLPDWIEKDSSTVQHLNVRLFEAVRNDKRIDSESKNAVDPNSNDSTQNEEYIYIRDRQCLAYVLHTSGTTGTPKIVSVPHSCIVPNILHLRFIFDVSPNDIVLLSAPLTFDPSVIEMFVALSAGACLLVLPDPLKINHQKLCKVLFTQHKVTVLQVTPTFLRSFGSHSIWSSVLSRNTSLRILALGGEQFPSLSVIKSWKQPGNKTRIFNLYGITEVSSWGTYYEVPETILNSSSGFKDLVPIGCPLRGTVVEIRNDDGVRVEEGEGQVYLGGRQRVCLLDDEITLPYGTMRATGDWVKLKDGDMFYMGRKDNQIKRHGKRLNTEYVQQVVEKLELVEACAVMWYKAKKLVLFIVLKRPLEKKSIWRDLQTHLLSYALPDDLVLVDSMPHTKHGKIDFSRLNLIYGDHLREKMDAQLSHITDDLWRDLQKLWKSVLGLSEGFPDISGDSVFLLSGGDSLKAIRFHEEVEDLVGRSVPGLLEVILSDTFLDIHKYIYKYTFTVMQELQDQTIVNDTGNHVSKDHLIKRKAETPRIQVEAASFVALSKGNQLFLNVCSEHVGQRCEVTHRLSQDLVHVNTNPKRTKPSPSSEQVLTLQERWASDTGKCVDASPLLVVSLNEDLPRTVYIGSHSHRVQALDLDTGAVVWERVLGDRIESSAAVTKCGKFILVGCYDGCVYALRRRNGETHWIFTTGNAVKCSPAVDPKSGLAFIGSHDQCLYALDVEVKQCIWKAHCEGGAVFSSPCISMEPHHLYTATLGGRVLAFNPVTGKTIWTIDLRKPVFSSPSCDQKHVFVGCVDANFYCFSHMGEKLWQFSTDGPIFSSPCISPLSKRITFGSHDGFIYCCSAEAEILWKYKTSSRVYATPFIFPNPHAGSAELLAVVSTDGTLYIIDALSGLLIQQYVLEGEIFSSPVVYDSRLVVGCRNNYIYCFDLIRYVK